A genomic region of Venturia canescens isolate UGA chromosome 9, ASM1945775v1, whole genome shotgun sequence contains the following coding sequences:
- the LOC122416338 gene encoding regulator of nonsense transcripts 3A, whose translation MTEENHQTESSSSSTRSSPLVQAETQANPPPDLVVKNRDIKKEKCRAMTKVVVRRLPPSMSQTQFVEQISPLPEHDYLYFVKADMALGQYAFSRAYINFVDQRDIFIFREKFDNYVFVDAKGTEYPAVVEFAPFQRLPKKRVGKKKDVKCGSIETDPYYISFLESLQNSEGDSATAQPKTEYSYQPVDNTLKKVTTTPLLEYLKQRKQEKQRLKDEKREERRRRDLERRRAKDEPTISKVLKNPEMEKESNREMKELLKDEKEKQTSKETKSRNKREEKGREKGSGGVGGRDRDGKLQSKQQQALNRERGGEERNRDSKHQKRNEEKRFHGKKEEKDRETVIKDQNWYENKYGKKDRNKNDPKDDATEMRDRKFEDRENTKEDRKYEGKYGKKERKNDARDDATDSKEKKLEEKRGKSYEKMRLEKKKLAESKRAAGGGGGGGGDASTKGNSSRLGTNKREERETLEKKEKNSDISQILIKSTISDEPSTSDNLAVDSRDQRDILETGRSRSRLELDLAGETLNQRKDQDFDGETRSKFHESDSIEDDECTVMKKHAKIAQRRSSLESGAEGGGGDDGNRLRRHKSLDGGEHENSRRNDNHYKTKNKKDPRLERRIRNKDRPAMEIYRPGMGKFSKQRLEREKSMNDDRASLSQSPTPVGPSSSSNNVKPSCKQQSSSGQPTASSPSSEARSMSFKRSASRDLP comes from the exons atgactgaggAGAATCATCAAACGGAAAGCAGTAGCAGCAGTACGAGAAGCAGTCCTCTGGTCCAGGCTGAAACCCAGGCAAATCCACCACCAGATCTTGTGGTTAAGAATCGTGATatcaagaaagaaaaatgtcgtGCTATGACCAAA GTTGTTGTACGACGATTGCCACCATCTATGAGTCAAACTCAATTTGTGGAACAAATATCACCTCTGCCGGAGCACGATTATCTTTATTTTGTCAAAGCAGATATGGCTCTTGGCCAGTACGCATTCTCCAGAGCGTACATAAATTTTGTCGACCAACgcgatatttttatatttcgtgaaaaatttgacaattatgTATTTGTTGATGCCAAAGGGACTGAATATCCAGCGGTCGTCGAATTTGCTCCGTTTCAGAGATTGCCTAAAAAACGAGTAGGCAAAAAAAAGGATGTCAAGTGCGGAAGCATCGAAACGGATCCTTATTATATCAGTTTTCTGGAAAGCTTACAAAATTCTGAAGGCGATTCTGCTACTGCGCAACCAAAGACAGAATATTCCTACCAACCTGTTGACA aTACTCTGAAAAAGGTTACTACGACCCCTTTGTTGGAATATTTAAAACAGCGAAAGCAAGAAAAACAGAGACTCAAAGATGAAAAACGAGAAGAACGTCGTCGACGCGATCTCGAAAGACGTCGAGCAAAAGATGAGCCGACCATTTCTAAG gTATTGAAGAATCCCGAAATGGAGAAAGAATCCAATCGTGAGATGAAAGAATTGTTAAAAGATGAGAAAGAAAAGCAAACGTCGAAAGAAACGAAGTCACGTAACaagagggaagaaaaaggTCGAGAGAAAGGTAGCGGCGGTGTTGGTGGTCGTGACAGGGATGGAAAATTGCAAAGTAAACAGCAACAGGCATTgaacagagagagaggaggggaGGAAAGGAACAGAGATTCGAAACATCAGAAacgaaacgaggaaaaaagattTCACGGTAAGAAAGAGGAGAAGGATAGAGAAACAGTAATAAAAGATCAAAATTGGTACGAGAATAAATACGGGAAGaaggatagaaataaaaatgacccGAAGGATGATGCGACCGAGATGAGAGATAGAAAATTCGAGGATAGAGAGAATACAAAGGAGGATAGGAAATACGAGGGTAAATATggaaagaaggaaagaaaaaatgacgcGAGAGACGATGCTACAGATTCTAAAGAAAAGAAACTCGAGGAGAAACGTGGCAAAAGTTACGAGAAAAtgagattggagaaaaaaaaattggccgaGAGTAAAAGGGCCGCTGGTggaggtggtggtggtggtggtgatgCAAGTACCAAAGGAAACTCAAGTAGGCTGGGTACAAACAAGAGAGAAGAGCGTGAGACTCtggagaagaaagaaaaaaattcagatatttcacaaattttgatcaaatcaacaatttccgACGAGCCTTCAACGAGTGACAATTTAGCTGTTGACTCTAGAGATCAGCGAGATATTTTAGAAACTGGAAGATCACGATCTAGATTGGAACTTGATTTGGCAGGAG AAACATTGAATCAACGAAAAGATCAGGACTTTGATGGAGAAACACGGTCAAAGTTTCACGAGAGCGACAGTATCGAAGACGATGAGTGTACGGTAATGAAAAAACATGCGAAAATTGCTCAGAGAAGAAGTTCACTGGAAAGTGGGGCGGAAGGTGGTGGAGGTGATGATGGAAATCGTTTGAGACGCCACAAATCTCTGGACGGTGGAGAACACGAAAATTCACGTAGAAATGATAATCATTATAAAACTAAGAACAAGAAAGACCCACGTTTGGAACGAAGAATCCGCAATAag GATCGACCGGCAATGGAAATTTATCGTCCGGGAATGGGGAAATTCAGCAAACAACGtttagaacgtgaaaaatcaatgaatgaCGATAGAGCTTCGCTTTCCCAAAGTCCAACGCCTGTTGGACCTTCTAGTTCCTCAAACAATGTGAAACCATCTTGCAAACAGCAGTCATCGAGTGGTCAACCAACTGCCTCGTCTCCGTCGAGCGAAGCGCGTTCGATGTCATTCAAACGCAGTGCAAGTCGGGATCTACCGTAA